The genomic stretch GAAGATCACGGCGAAGGCGAGGCCCGCCTGCCACAGCACACCGCGCAGCGTGGTGCCGGCCGGCAGCGGGATCAACGGCTTGGCCGCTGGCATGATGGGGGTGGTGGTGCTCATGCGGCGCCCTTTGTCACTCGACCTGGAAAGACCGAAGGGGCCGGAGCATGCGCCCCGGCCCCCAAGGGATCAACGCGCCGGCGGGGCGTAGAGCAGGCCGCCCTGCGTCCAGATGTTGTTCTGGCCGCGCTCCAGCGCCAGCGGGGTGCTGGGGCCGAGGTGACGGTTGTAGATCTCGCCGTAATTGCCGAACTGGCGAATGATCTGGCGGGCATAATCGGCGCGCGATGCGCTGATGCTCTCACCCATATTGCCCTCGACGCCCAGGAAGCGGCGGATCGTCGGGTTGGTGCTGGAAGCCGCCATCTGCTCGACATTGGCCATGGTGATGCCCATTTCCTCGGCCTCGATCAGGGCGAAGACGGTCCAGGCGACGATGTTGGTGAGTTCCTCATCGCCCTGGCGGATGGTGGGGCCCAGCGGTTCCTTACTGATGCGCTCGGGCAGGATCACGTGGTCCGCCGGGCGGGTCAGCAGCGTGCGCTGCGCGGCGAGTGCGGCGAAGTCATTGGTGAACACGTCGCAGCGGCCGCTGTCATAGGCGCGGCGCAGCTCGTCCAGGTCCGAGATGACGACGGGCGTGAAGCGGAGATTGTGCTGGCGGAAGAAGTCATTGAGGTTCAGCTCGGTCGTCGTGCCGGGCTGCACGCAGACGGTGGCGCCGTTGAGCGCGCGGGCCGAGGTGACGTTGAGGCGGCGCGGCACCATCACGGACTGGCCGTCATAGAAGACCACCGCCGGGAAGTTGAAGCGGTTCACGTTGGAATCGCG from Sediminicoccus sp. KRV36 encodes the following:
- a CDS encoding amino acid ABC transporter substrate-binding protein, with amino-acid sequence MKLTAFAAAAAAFVAFGPVEALAGRDLDQIRQRGTLRCGVQGPSNPGFGVPDSQGRWQGFNVEICRAVAITIFNDATKVEFVPVTSQSRFPALAAGEVDILSNNTTWTLTRDSNVNRFNFPAVVFYDGQSVMVPRRLNVTSARALNGATVCVQPGTTTELNLNDFFRQHNLRFTPVVISDLDELRRAYDSGRCDVFTNDFAALAAQRTLLTRPADHVILPERISKEPLGPTIRQGDEELTNIVAWTVFALIEAEEMGITMANVEQMAASSTNPTIRRFLGVEGNMGESISASRADYARQIIRQFGNYGEIYNRHLGPSTPLALERGQNNIWTQGGLLYAPPAR